A part of Arthrobacter dokdonellae genomic DNA contains:
- a CDS encoding ABC transporter substrate-binding protein, which yields MVLLALTGCSSGSGNSSPTSSSGNAPGKSANTATFAEPPNTVPNWIWPFSPLADFTVSNSSDLQYLLFRPLYWFGNDGKAEVSDSLSLAAEPVFSNGGKTVTVKLKDYKWSDGTSVTAQNVMFWYNMLKAEKKNYAAYTPGQFPDNVVSVSTPDAKTIVFNTDKAYSQQWFLYNQLSTITPMPDAWDMTAANTKGDCATNESGCAAVYKYLISQSKDLPTYATNPLWQVVDGPWKLTKFNADGHITFVPNPTYSGPVKASLKEFIEVPFTTDDAEFQVLRGGNTIDVGYLPTQDLQAAKPASTGPAEAGPNPLSANYTLAPWFLYGINYFPINFNNPTVGPIFKQLYFRQALQSVVDQPAILSSAAKNYGVQTTGPVPLYPDSPLISQTEKNNPYPFSIANAKKDLTDNGWTVNPGGISVCAKPGSGAGECGAGVAAGAKATFNLQYASGNQTITTAMQSMKSNAAQVGITLNITPAPFNTVTGTSIPCSGKTCTWQMGNWGGGWVYAPDYYPTGEVLFETGAGSNSGSYSNPAIDKLIADTTTQSGTAVMQAYEDALAKDLPVIWQPNYTYSLTEVANGLQGATTQNPYSAINPEEWHY from the coding sequence GTGGTTTTGCTGGCATTGACGGGGTGCTCCTCCGGAAGCGGGAACTCGAGCCCCACCTCCAGTTCAGGAAATGCCCCGGGAAAGTCTGCCAACACCGCCACGTTCGCGGAACCGCCCAACACAGTGCCGAACTGGATTTGGCCCTTCTCGCCACTCGCTGATTTTACCGTTTCCAACTCCTCGGACCTGCAGTACCTGCTGTTCCGGCCGCTGTACTGGTTCGGCAACGACGGCAAGGCCGAGGTCAGCGATTCGCTGAGTCTGGCCGCGGAACCCGTTTTCAGCAACGGCGGCAAGACGGTCACCGTCAAGCTCAAGGACTACAAGTGGTCCGACGGCACCAGCGTGACGGCACAGAACGTGATGTTCTGGTACAACATGCTCAAGGCGGAGAAGAAGAACTACGCCGCGTACACGCCGGGCCAGTTTCCGGACAACGTCGTCTCCGTCTCCACACCGGATGCGAAGACCATCGTGTTCAACACGGACAAGGCCTACAGCCAGCAGTGGTTCCTGTACAACCAGTTGAGCACCATCACCCCCATGCCGGACGCCTGGGACATGACGGCCGCCAACACCAAGGGAGACTGCGCCACGAACGAGTCCGGCTGCGCTGCCGTCTACAAGTACCTGATTTCACAATCGAAGGACCTGCCGACGTACGCCACCAACCCGCTGTGGCAGGTCGTGGACGGGCCGTGGAAGCTGACGAAGTTCAACGCCGACGGCCACATCACCTTTGTTCCGAACCCCACCTACTCCGGGCCGGTCAAGGCCAGCCTCAAGGAGTTCATTGAGGTTCCGTTCACCACGGACGACGCCGAATTCCAGGTCTTGCGCGGTGGGAACACCATCGATGTTGGTTACCTGCCCACCCAGGACCTGCAGGCAGCCAAGCCGGCCAGCACCGGCCCCGCCGAGGCCGGGCCCAACCCCTTGAGCGCCAACTACACGCTGGCGCCGTGGTTCCTGTACGGGATCAACTACTTCCCGATCAATTTCAACAACCCCACCGTGGGGCCGATTTTCAAGCAGCTCTACTTCCGCCAGGCACTGCAGTCGGTCGTTGACCAGCCAGCCATCCTGAGTTCGGCGGCGAAGAACTACGGGGTGCAAACCACCGGGCCCGTGCCGCTTTATCCGGACAGCCCGCTGATTTCCCAAACGGAGAAAAACAACCCGTATCCGTTCAGCATCGCCAATGCCAAGAAGGACCTCACCGACAACGGATGGACGGTCAACCCGGGCGGCATCAGCGTCTGCGCCAAGCCGGGCAGCGGTGCCGGCGAGTGTGGTGCGGGCGTCGCGGCTGGCGCCAAGGCTACATTCAACCTTCAGTATGCCAGCGGCAACCAGACAATCACGACCGCCATGCAGTCGATGAAGTCGAACGCCGCCCAGGTCGGCATCACGCTGAACATCACCCCGGCTCCGTTCAATACGGTGACCGGAACCTCAATCCCCTGCTCGGGCAAGACCTGCACGTGGCAGATGGGAAACTGGGGCGGTGGCTGGGTGTACGCACCTGACTACTACCCGACGGGCGAGGTGCTCTTCGAGACCGGTGCCGGTTCGAACAGCGGCAGCTATTCCAACCCGGCCATCGACAAGCTCATTGCCGACACCACCACGCAGAGTGGCACGGCCGTGATGCAGGCCTACGAGGATGCGCTGGCCAAGGACCTGCCCGTGATCTGGCAGCCGAACTACACCTACAGCCTGACCGAGGTGGCCAACGGCCTCCAGGGCGCCACGACGCAGAACCCGTACAGCGCCATCAACCCCGAGGAATGGCACTACTGA